The DNA window CGCTTCGCAGAAGAACCATTACTATGGTTATAAACTTCATGGGGTTTGTACCATTGATGGGGTGTTTACGGATTTTGACTTAACTCAAGCTTCTGTTCGCGATATCCATTATCTCAAGGATCTAAAGCAAATATATTCAGACTGTGTGATCTTAGGCAATAAGAGTTATTTAAGCATTGATTATCAGGTGGATTTATTTTTATCAAATCAAATTAAACTTGAAGTTCCTATGCGAACAAATCAGAAAGATTATAAACCGCAGGCTTTTATATTTAAAAAATCACGAAACTGCATTGAAACACTGTTTTCTCAATTGTATGACCAATTCATGATTCGTAGAAACTATGCCAAATCGTTTGATGGATTCAAAAATAGGATACTCTCTAAAATCATAAAACTGACAGTTATTCAATTGATTAATAGATTAAACAAAATAGGGATTTATTCTAATTTATAGCAAATTGTTGATATTTTTTACAGTTTGTCATATGGTGGTAAGATGTTTTGTGTTGACGCTAAAAGCAGATGTGGTATTTAAAAAATACCTATATAAACAATTAGATAATTTTATTTATAGGTCAGCGACTATGGCCGTGTGAATAAAAAACTTTATATACTTTTGTTAAGTTTAAGGAAATAATAGGTTCGTTGATGGAATCAACAAGAGCGAGCGATTTAAAATCATTTGAGGATATATATTTAACATATTTTTCTGGCTTGTATAATTATGCGTTTACCATTATTAAGGATACCAATGAAGCTAAGGATGTCGTTAGCGATGTATTTATGAAGTTATGGGAAGAACGAAATACAAGAATTATAGATCTTTCTTTAAAAGCATATCTTTTCAAAAGCGTTTACAACCGTTGCCTGAATGTATTAAAACATAAGAAAGTCAATGATAAATATGAAAACTATCTTAATCATCTTAAATTTCTGATCGAAGACGAAAGGGATTATCCGTTATCCGGTCTGATTGAAAACGAGCTAGCAGAAATCATACAGCAATCAATTAATAAACTTCCGCAGCAGTGTCGTAGCATATTTATCATGAGCAGGTATGATAATATGTCTCATGAAGAAATTGCTAAAAAAATGAAAATCAGTATAAATACTGTTCATACACAAATCAGACGGGCATTGGGGAAATTACGGATCGAATTAAAAGACTTTTTGCCATTTCTGTTATTCTTATTCTTATGATAATGAAGTCATCTAAACTTTTTTCTCAATTTTCTTCAACAGAATAACCATAAAAGCCCTTAGAGGTCTGTAAACTAAGTCGCAGTACCCGAAGTCGAATTTGTAAGGAGGATTATGCAACAGCTCCCGATAAAGGTTATTGTGCATCCCAATCAAGCAATTATTACGGTTACAAATTGCATGCAGTTTGTACAATTGATGGTGTTTTCACTGATTTTGATTTGACGCAGGCATCAGTACATGATATTCATTTTCTGAAAAATATAAAATCAATGTATGAAAATTGTACGATTTTAGGAGATAAGGGATATT is part of the Bacteroidales bacterium genome and encodes:
- a CDS encoding IS982 family transposase; this translates as MNFLNQIRKPKLSDIELIAIDLTSEYMSIDSEYQLFSTLQAGLFDKIEWSVYNRRKRKLFYHRESIRKKMASQISSKDYYIVDSMPLEICKLSRSSRNKIYKESYHTSPGKGYCASQKNHYYGYKLHGVCTIDGVFTDFDLTQASVRDIHYLKDLKQIYSDCVILGNKSYLSIDYQVDLFLSNQIKLEVPMRTNQKDYKPQAFIFKKSRNCIETLFSQLYDQFMIRRNYAKSFDGFKNRILSKIIKLTVIQLINRLNKIGIYSNL
- a CDS encoding RNA polymerase sigma-70 factor; this translates as MESTRASDLKSFEDIYLTYFSGLYNYAFTIIKDTNEAKDVVSDVFMKLWEERNTRIIDLSLKAYLFKSVYNRCLNVLKHKKVNDKYENYLNHLKFLIEDERDYPLSGLIENELAEIIQQSINKLPQQCRSIFIMSRYDNMSHEEIAKKMKISINTVHTQIRRALGKLRIELKDFLPFLLFLFL
- a CDS encoding transposase; translated protein: MCKEDYATAPDKGYCASQSSNYYGYKLHAVCTIDGVFTDFDLTQASVHDIHFLKNIKSMYENCTILGDKGYLSIDYQ